Proteins encoded within one genomic window of Dromaius novaehollandiae isolate bDroNov1 unplaced genomic scaffold, bDroNov1.hap1 HAP1_SCAFFOLD_41, whole genome shotgun sequence:
- the LOC135326917 gene encoding olfactory receptor 14J1-like — protein sequence MAYDRFIAICRPLHYGTLMDSRACVKMAAAAWASGFLYALLHTANTFSIPLCQGNTVDQFFCEIPQILKLSCSHAYLREAGLLVVSACLFFGCFIFIVLSYVQIFTAVLRIPSEQGRHKAFSMCLPHLAVVSLFISTAVFAYLKPPSLSSPALDLVVAVLYSVVPPAVNPLIY from the coding sequence atggcctacgaccgctttattgccatctgcagacccctgcactatgggaccctcatggacagcagagcttgtgtcaaaatggcagcagctgcctgggccagtggttttctctatgctctcctgcacactgctaacaccttttcaataccactctgccaaggcaacacagtagaccagttcttctgtgaaatcccccagatcctcaagctctcctgctcacatgcctacctcagggaagctgggcttcttgtggtcagtgcctgtttattctttgggtgtttcattttcattgtgctgtcctacgtgcagatcttcactgctgtgctgaggatcccctctgagcagggccggcacaaagccttttccatgtgcctccctcacctggccgtggtctccctgttcatcagcactgcagtgtttgcctacctgaagcccccctccctctcctccccagctctggatctggtggtggctgttctgtactcggtggtgcctccagcagtgaaccccctcatctac